In Meleagris gallopavo isolate NT-WF06-2002-E0010 breed Aviagen turkey brand Nicholas breeding stock chromosome 3, Turkey_5.1, whole genome shotgun sequence, one DNA window encodes the following:
- the LOC100539654 gene encoding nudC domain-containing protein 1-like, which translates to MPCFCLRHDVDALLWQPHSDQPQNMWEHIATFNALGYVQASKQDKKFMACAPDYSYAALCECLRRIFIYRQPTPLSTVLYNRKEGRQVGQVAKQLVATLEANDPILGFQATNERLFVLTTKTLFLIKVNAGN; encoded by the exons ATGCCTTGTTTCTGCCTGAGGCATGATGTTGATGCTCTTCTCTGGCAGCCCCACTCTGATCAGCCACAAAACATGTGGGAACACATTGCAACCTTTAATGCTTTAG GTTACGTTCAAGCATCAAAACAAGACAAGAAGTTCATGGCTTGTGCCCCAGACTACTCCTATGCTGCTCTTTGCGAGTGCTTGCGGCGAATTTTCATCTATCGCCAGCCAACTCCTCTGTCCACAGTTCTCTAcaacaggaaggaaggaagacaaGTAGGACAGGTTGCTAAGCAGCTAGTAGCAACTCTGGAAGCCAACGATCCAATCTTAGGCTTTCAAGCTACAAATGAAAGATTATTTGTTCTCACAACAAAAACCTTGTTTTTGATAAAAGTGAATGCTGGAAATTAA